The genomic stretch TCGCGGGAATGGCGAGCGGCGGGAGCGGACTATCGAGGCGATAGCGCCCGGCATCTTCCACGAGTAGTCCGGACTCCAGCACCATCTTGGTCAATTCCTCGACGAATAGCGGGATACCATCCGTCCTCTCGATGATCTGCATCATCATTTCGCCTGGCAGCTGTCGACCGACGGTCACCTGCTCGACCAGAGCGCGCGTGTCCTGCCGGTCAAGCCGATCGAGCCGCAGCAGGCTGACGTTGGGAAGACCGGCCCAGGGCGGCTCGAACTCGGGCCGACAGGTCATGAGCGCGAGTATCGGCAGCCCCCTGACCCGGTCGACCGCGAGATCGAACAGCTCAAGCGTCGTGGCATCGGCCCAATGCATGTCCTCGCAGACGATCAGCACTGGTTGCTGCCGTGCCAAACCCTCAAGCTGGTCGAGAAGGGCGGCGAATGTCTGCCGCCGCTGCTGCACCGGATTCAAGCCGAGCGGCGGATAGCGCTCGCCAGTTGCGATCGAAAGGAGAGCGGCAATGAGCGGCGTCGCTTTAGCCACCTGCTGCGTTCCAAGCGCAAGCATTGCTTCAAGCTTGTCGAGCTTTTCCTCGGGCGTGTCCTGTGACCTGATGCCGGCAGCGCGCTCCAGTTGAGCGATAAAGGGATGAAGCGCACTGTTGGTGTGGTAGGGCGAGCACTGATAGCGCACCCGACGGTGCGCTCCCAACGCAGGGTTCTCGGAGAGCGTTGCAACAAGGCGCGATTTGCCGATCCCGGCCTCGCCAGAAATCAACACCACTTGGCCCTGGCCCTGCCACGCCAGCTGCTGGCGCGAGAGTGCGAATTCGATCTCTGCCTTGCGGCCGACAAAGCCAATCGAGCGCGCGGTTCGCACCGCCTCGAAGCGGCTCTCCGATGCGGCTCCACCTTCGACCGCCCAGACCGCGATGGACTCGGAGATGCCCTTGACCTCACGGCGGCCGAGGCTGCGAAAAGTGAATAAATCGCCAAGCAGCGCGCGCGTCGAAGCAGCAACGACGACCGCCCCCGGCTCCGCCAGGCTCTGGAGACGGGCAGCGACATTCGGTGTATCGCCGACCATTGCCTGCTCTTCTGACGCGCCTCCGCTGATGAGGTCACCAACCACCACCAGCCCGCTCGCGATGGCGATCCTCACCTCAACCTGTTCTTGCGCGCGCGTTTCGAGCGGCCTTATTGCGGCGATGATGTCGAGCCCCGCTCGCACTGCGCGCTCCGCGTCATCCTCATGTGCGCGGGGATAGCCGAAATAGGCGAGTATTCCGTCGCCCAGAAACCTGGCGATAATGCCGTCATAAGTGGCAATGACCCTCGCGCACGCGGTCCGATAGGAACGGATCACCTCCCACATGTCCTCGGGATCGAGGCGCGCCGAAAGCGCGGTCGAGCCCACAAGATCACAGAACATTACAGTGAGGTGGCGTCGCTCGGCATCATGCCGAAGAGCCGGCTCGGCAACCAGTTCTGCTTGATTGAGTTCAGAGATCACGCGCAGCATTTTACGTCGATGGCCGAGCAGGACCCCGAGCCTATCGAAGTCCTGGTCCGTCAGTTCGGCAAGGACACCAAGATCGATCCCGTTCTCGGCAAAACGCAACGCGTATTGCCCAAGCCCAAGCTTCTCGAGCCAGTCCGCAATCTGTTGCATTGGCACCACCGACTGTCTGGTTGGCGGCCAGCCTAATTTTGGACCACGGTAACAAAAAAATTATCCCAATATTTCCCGGATGGCACGTCTTGTTTGCGGCAATTCGGCGCGGCTGGCCCTCGACTTTTTTAACGGGGTGCTCAGTACAAATGTCCGCTACTCGAGAGAGTATTTGCAGGATGCAGAACGGCTGGATTGCTGTACGCGCCCACTCGACAGCAAGGTCGAACCCACTCGCAGCGTTGAAAAAATTCAGACTGATATGAACACCACGACTGATTGAGCGGATCCATGAGCCGGCGACATAAGACTCACGGAGACCTGCGTTGCATCAATCTTCGGCCAACGAATCATGACCCGCTATTAGGTATTACGTTACTCCGGAAAATTTTATTTGAACCTTGAACGTCGTGACGATTCCTCCAGGGGCGAGAGCATGTCATGACGATGTGAGGAGTTTCACACCGTCGTGCATTTGCCGGTGTTAGAAATTCAGTATTACGGTGACACCCGTTAGCCACCCATTAGCCGGCCGCTGGTCAAGGGCGCGGAGCATTTTTTTTGGCAGCACTGGCTGCCAAGTTTTCTCATTGTCGCTTTCAGCTGCCGTGTTCGATCGCGTCGCCGCCGACGCCAACGCGCTTCGCTAAGGAAAGCCTTGCCACTATCAGCAACGCTGACCGTTCATGGCACAAATTTGGGTCGTGGTATTGTTTACACGGTCCCTTGAGATTTGCTCCAAAACACCCCTCTGTCCTGCCGGATCAGGATTCGGTCCCGGACAAACACGGATATTCGGATGAGAGAGCAAATACCGCGTTTCTGCTTCCGGGTTAGGTTGCTGCGGGAACCTGACGCAGTTTCTGGCGGGATCATATTGCTGGGCCTGAACTTGGATCGGCGCAATCAGCGTAGCGATAGTGAAGCTTAGAAATGCAAGACGTTTCATCGCAAAGCTCCTTCGACTTGATCGTCACGAGGCTGCTCTGAAATCAAAGCAACCCCATCTTTAATCCCAAGCGCAGGCAGGCTTTGTGAAGTACGCCACACGGTACGGGTCATTGGGCTCTCACAGCTACGTGAGGGCGTGATAAGACCACTGTTCGTGGCCGCAGGGAATTTCGGTGACAGTGCGCTAAATCCCGTGGGCCGGTCAGATGATAGGCGCGCTGCCAAGAACCGACATGGTCGACCTAACCTGTCAGGTCCGCTAATGCCAAAAGCAGACATGGCGAGCAGGTCGGCTATTGAGCCAAAGCAGGCATTTGCAATTTGAATTTAGGCCAGATAGCCGGAAACACCGTCCCATAATAATTTCAAGGCCGTCACGACCAGCAATCCGTAGCAGGCCCGAAAAATCTGCTGCCGGTCCAGCCTTCCGTGAAGCCGCCAACCGAGCCATACGCCGGCGGGAATGGCGAGCAGGCTGGCCGCCATCAATATCCAGACGTTGCCCTCCGGCCTCACCAACAACAACCACGGCACCGCCTTGATCGCATTGCCGACGGTAAAGAACAGGCTCGTCGTTCCCGCATAGACTTCCTTGCTGAGGCCAAGCGGCAGCAGATACATCGCAAGCGGCGGTCCACCGGAATGCGCAACCATGGTCGTGACGCCCGAGGCGAGACCGGCGGCGACTGCCTTCGGCGACGAACGCGGAGCGACCGTCGCTTCCGAACCTCCGACAAGCCACAGACCGACAAAGACCAAGGTGATCACCGCCATCACGATCGCGACGGCACGATGGTCCAGCACGCGGAACAGCAGATAGCCGAGCCCGATGCCGACCACGAGTCCCGGCAACAGCCGCGCAAGGTCCGGCCTGGACCATGTCGATGGCTTCCAGTAGCGAAGCGCGAACAGGTCCATCGCGATGAACAATGGCGCCAGCAGGCCGCCGGCTGTCACCGGGTCCATCACCATCGACAGCAAGGGAATGCCGACGATGGAGAATCCGCCGCCAAAAGCGCCCTTCATGAAGCAAATCAGGAATACGCCGGCGAAAACAATCAGGATCGTGGTGGCCGTCAGCTCCATGGCTCATCTCCTTGCTCCGCGGAATGCGGCGCCGCAGGCGCAAGCGCTGGTTGATCTCGGCCTCGTGCCTGTTGCTCGCAGAATCTTTGCAGATACTCAGTACAATCGGTACAATATGACTGCATTAGCTATAATGATCCGACTTGTGTATCGGTTCAAGTAAAACATTGTCATCGGTGCAATTATGCGACAGCCGAACGCCCTAGCCACAGACGACAATTCCGGGAAGCCGCCCTCATTGGCGGCGCCTTTCGTTTCGCGCACGCCCTCCGTCGGCTGAAGGCTCCAGCACGATCAGCATTGCACAGATCACTCTCGGCAATTTGATTGGATGTTGCTCGTCATCTTATTGACTGGGCGACTTCCTCCCCCAACTCGGGGCCAGGCTGCTTTTTCGAACGGATGCAACAAGGAGCGCACATGTCCACGATTCATCTCCATCGGACGACAATTTTGACGCCGGAGCAATTTGTCGCCGGGCTTACCGACTTCGGGCCTGGCCGCTCGAAGCTGTTTTCCAACAGTGCAGACGGGTACCTCAAAGTGCATCACCGAAGCCACTCGCAGGCCGACGTCACGGAAGGCTCGGGCGGAGTCTGGGAGCGTTTACACTACGACTGGTCCGATCCAGGTCACGTGGTTCTCACGACGACCGACTCCAACCTGTGGGGCGGCGCGTCCGGCCACGCCTACACCTTTACACGCCGACCCGACGGCACCACCGACATTGACGTGGTCGTCGTCCGCGAGGGCAAGAACCTGAGGGGATGGATCCTCGGTTTCGTGCTCGGAACCATCGGCAAGGGTGTGCTGGAAAAGGCGTTTGAAAATTCGGTCAAGGCTATCCAAACCCGGAACGGCGCGGTTGTGCCGAGCGGTCCGTCAGGTCGACCGGCGCTTGCTGCAATTCGATAGCTGCCGAACGAATTGGTTTAGGTGCTTGGCCTTCCAAGGTTGAAGCATCGATATCGTCTGTGACGCAAACGTGAAAGGCCGTCAGCCTAGATTGACGAATTACGGCGACAGTGCACTTTACTCTGTTCTGCACTTTAGTCTGTTCAGTGCGTCGTGCTTCCTGTCACCCCACAATTCTTTCAAGCCGAAATCGCTAAACACGAACTGCGTCGCCTCGCACGCAAGCGAAATCTCGCCATCCGGCCGCGACAAAACAACGCGACGGGCAAATCACCCAAATCCTGTCCAGCCCTCCCGCGAAAAATATTCCGCTTTCGCCGTCGGGCAAATCAGTGGTTTAGCTCCGCGTGTCTCACCCGATGAGAGGGGCGGGTCGCGATCGTCACGAACGCGCGGTGGGATGCGGTGGACGCAGATGCTGCGACTGACGAGCGTGGCTGACGCGTACGGCGAAGTCGTGTGGTCCTGACGCCCCGATGCTGGCGTCAAGTCGTGTGGAGCGATCCGCATGGCGACGGTGGCAACAAAGCCCGTTCACCGGGGAGAGCACGCTATAAGCCGTAAAACCATTGCGCAGGGAAGGCCGGGTGTTCTCCGCTGAACCTGTTTGCTCGTGTGCGCTTTCCTTTGTGCACTTTGCACACGAGACCGCGGGTGCAGCGCGCATCCGGCTTTCCCTGCGCCCTCTTGTTCTCCTCGAGGGTGAAAATCGACGCAAAGCTCGGGCGCATCGCGCCGCGAGAATGCGGACACACATCCTCTCGCTGTTTGACAATTGAATCCGAAATCTAACCCCGTCATTGCGAGGAGCGCAAGCGACGAAGCAACCTATGCTTCAGCAAGCCGAGAAATGGATTGCTTCGCTTCGCTCGCAATGACGCGGAGAGAGCGACGCGCATCCTCTCGCAGTTCGACAATTGAATCCGAAATCTCACCCCGTCATTGCGAGCGAAGCGAAGCAATCCATGCCTCAGCGAGCGGATAGATGGATTGCTTCGTCGCTGCGCCTCCTCGCAATGACGCGGGGAGCGGGTAGCTCCGTTAACACCGGCGCATGATGTGCTATCCTGCGCGGCGCGCCTCGCGCGGACCCGCTGGGCTCCAATCCGCCCTACCCGCCGAACGGAGTTTTGCATTTGACCTCCGCACCCCTCCCCCTCAACCGTCTGCGCAAGGAATGGCGCGAGAAGCGGCCGACCTTCGGCGCGATTGCGACCATCCCCAGCATCCAGACCGTGCAGATCATGGCGCGTTCGGGGCTCGACTGGATCATCGTCGACCTCGAACACGGCCCGATCGATCTGGGCTCCGCGCATGCGATGATCACAGCGACCGCGGGCACGCCCTGCGTACCGTGGGTGCGGATTGCCGCCAACGAGCCCTGGCTTGCGAAAGCGCCCATGGATCTCGGCGCGCTCGGCATCAATTTTCCGATGATCTGCAGCCGCGCCGATGCCGAAAAGGCGGTGCGCAGCGTGCGCTATCCGCCGAAGGGCGACCGTCTGTGGGGCCCGTTCCACGCCCCGTTCCGCTGGGGCGTCTCGATGGCCGATTACATGGCAGCCGCGGACGACGACATGATCTGCGGGATCACCATCGAGCATGTCGAGGCGGTCGAGCGCATCGACGAGATCATGGCTGTCCCCGGCATCGACCTTGCGGTGATCGGACCCGGCGATCTCGCCACCTCGATCAACAAGCGCGGCCTGCCCGATGATCCCCAGGTGGTCGCACTGATGAAGCGGGCGGAGGAAGGCATTTTGAAAAGCGGCGTGCCGATCGGCGGCGTCGCGCGCACCGCCGAACAGGCCAATGCGATGATCGATCGCGGCTATCTGGCGCTGGCGCTCGGCTTCGACTGGTCGCTGTTTCAACGTGGCATCGCGGCAAGTTTTGCGGGGATCAAGCGCTGAACGCCGCCTCGCCTGCTTCTCCCGCGCCGCGTGCGCTGCTAGGCTCTTTCCCATTGGAAGGATTGCCGAAATCCCCGTGGGCAGTAGCGCCGGACGTCATACCCATCCGGGCGTCGAAATGGGGTATCTGCTGGAAGGCGAAGCCGAACTCATCGTCGAGGGCAGACCGGACCAGCATCTAAAGGCCGGGGGAGTCCTATATGATACCGGCCGGCACGGTGCATGACGCCAAAGTTCATGGCGACAAGGCATTGAAAGTGCTTGGGGTTTATGTCGTGGACAAGACCAAGCCGTTGGCCTCGCCGGCGCCGCAGACCAGAACCATCTGGCGTCAAGCCGGCTGGTTCGTGCTAGATCAGGGGCTGGCGTACTGCTGTTGGGCGCGCCGGGCTATTTTTT from Bradyrhizobium sp. Ash2021 encodes the following:
- a CDS encoding sulfite exporter TauE/SafE family protein, which codes for MELTATTILIVFAGVFLICFMKGAFGGGFSIVGIPLLSMVMDPVTAGGLLAPLFIAMDLFALRYWKPSTWSRPDLARLLPGLVVGIGLGYLLFRVLDHRAVAIVMAVITLVFVGLWLVGGSEATVAPRSSPKAVAAGLASGVTTMVAHSGGPPLAMYLLPLGLSKEVYAGTTSLFFTVGNAIKAVPWLLLVRPEGNVWILMAASLLAIPAGVWLGWRLHGRLDRQQIFRACYGLLVVTALKLLWDGVSGYLA
- a CDS encoding adenylate/guanylate cyclase domain-containing protein, giving the protein MQQIADWLEKLGLGQYALRFAENGIDLGVLAELTDQDFDRLGVLLGHRRKMLRVISELNQAELVAEPALRHDAERRHLTVMFCDLVGSTALSARLDPEDMWEVIRSYRTACARVIATYDGIIARFLGDGILAYFGYPRAHEDDAERAVRAGLDIIAAIRPLETRAQEQVEVRIAIASGLVVVGDLISGGASEEQAMVGDTPNVAARLQSLAEPGAVVVAASTRALLGDLFTFRSLGRREVKGISESIAVWAVEGGAASESRFEAVRTARSIGFVGRKAEIEFALSRQQLAWQGQGQVVLISGEAGIGKSRLVATLSENPALGAHRRVRYQCSPYHTNSALHPFIAQLERAAGIRSQDTPEEKLDKLEAMLALGTQQVAKATPLIAALLSIATGERYPPLGLNPVQQRRQTFAALLDQLEGLARQQPVLIVCEDMHWADATTLELFDLAVDRVRGLPILALMTCRPEFEPPWAGLPNVSLLRLDRLDRQDTRALVEQVTVGRQLPGEMMMQIIERTDGIPLFVEELTKMVLESGLLVEDAGRYRLDSPLPPLAIPATLQDSLMARLDRLAPVKEVAQIGAAIGRDFSYTLLRCVAGRDDLTLSAALGQLEEAELLLRRGTPPESSYSFKHALVQEAAYESLLKSRRQLLHKQIGDVLRDKFPVIAEIEPEVLAYHFTEAGLSGIALEWWRKAGQQALKRSAYSEAIGHLGKAVAIADELPDEPGRIMNRLHLQIAYGRALRGSLGHSAPQTVAAWTRARQLAADINDPVELAPIHSGLFNACLTHGEIAPMRELADAIMSAANRRPESPVAAVVAHWTNGVTCWFGGDYLNARMHLERALAIYGAEPNPETFRASTLDLPFVIMRFLALVLWPIGKIDRSHRLAAQAVSASGEKRALSQANALVHRAVFDGLCGGPLQQTETILALGLAREHSMPLYVAAGTYLNGLAKWRAGDREGGLAEMRRGWTLLHENDCYLCEPFWGKQVAVANAAAGQFETGLEILRELIAWTQKSGQRWLDAELHRVQGEILLRREPQNPSSAEDALNKALEIARSQQTKTFELRSAVGLSRLYIKDGRAAAVSAMLAPVLADFDAGRDLPEMEEAEKLLRHRR
- a CDS encoding aldolase/citrate lyase family protein, which gives rise to MTSAPLPLNRLRKEWREKRPTFGAIATIPSIQTVQIMARSGLDWIIVDLEHGPIDLGSAHAMITATAGTPCVPWVRIAANEPWLAKAPMDLGALGINFPMICSRADAEKAVRSVRYPPKGDRLWGPFHAPFRWGVSMADYMAAADDDMICGITIEHVEAVERIDEIMAVPGIDLAVIGPGDLATSINKRGLPDDPQVVALMKRAEEGILKSGVPIGGVARTAEQANAMIDRGYLALALGFDWSLFQRGIAASFAGIKR